Proteins encoded together in one Candidatus Neomarinimicrobiota bacterium window:
- a CDS encoding phosphoglycerate dehydrogenase: MKKILVSDPIAPAGLSILEKAGFDVLDKMNADPSELADSVGEISGWVIRSGTKVNADILEQAKDLQVVGRAGVGVDNIDIPAATRKGVVVMNTPDVNTVSAAEHTIAVMLSLSRNIHLGHAGLAMGEWNRHALVGSELRGKSLGIVGMGKIGREVMTRCRSFDMNVLGFDPFLNPELFNPEEVTMMDLDSLLKQADFITLHVPLTDDTRDLIDSNKFTMMKPTARIINVARGGIINEKDLADALNSDRIAGAAVDVFTEEPLPQNHPLLSAKNIVLTPHLGASTEEAKEGVSIAVCEQVRDFLLEGKLTGALNMPISDPAKLGEIQPFLDLAESMGSIQSQLAGDVIVSAHVECAGTIEEVKPVVLAFLKGLLKSRTPERINFINAETLAMERGIKIEEGRSSDSGAYTNLVRTKLISTGEKNCIDGSVFDGGRLRLVNILGNEMDVTPRGTMIFATNKDVPGVIGKVGTMLGESGVNIGAYLLGRKKTDGEAFAVIRVDSKLPKDVMSKLEGIPEIVSIRQLSC, translated from the coding sequence ATGAAAAAAATATTAGTCAGTGATCCCATTGCTCCTGCCGGTCTTTCCATTTTGGAAAAAGCCGGATTTGATGTATTAGATAAAATGAATGCAGATCCATCTGAGCTTGCTGATTCTGTGGGTGAAATTAGCGGTTGGGTAATTCGGAGTGGCACCAAGGTGAATGCAGACATTCTTGAGCAAGCAAAAGACCTCCAAGTTGTAGGCCGCGCTGGCGTTGGTGTGGATAATATAGATATTCCTGCTGCCACGAGAAAAGGTGTAGTCGTTATGAATACACCCGACGTCAATACAGTTTCGGCAGCAGAGCATACGATTGCTGTCATGCTATCTTTATCCCGCAACATTCATTTAGGTCACGCCGGGCTTGCAATGGGTGAATGGAATCGTCATGCACTCGTGGGTTCTGAGCTTAGAGGAAAATCTTTAGGTATTGTAGGCATGGGGAAAATTGGGAGAGAAGTCATGACAAGGTGCCGTTCTTTTGACATGAATGTATTAGGGTTTGATCCATTTTTAAATCCTGAATTATTCAATCCGGAAGAAGTTACCATGATGGATTTGGATTCCCTTTTGAAACAGGCAGATTTTATTACGCTTCATGTTCCATTAACGGATGACACTCGGGATTTGATTGATAGCAATAAATTTACCATGATGAAACCGACTGCCAGAATCATAAATGTAGCTCGAGGGGGCATCATCAATGAAAAAGATCTCGCAGACGCTTTGAATTCGGATAGGATCGCAGGTGCAGCTGTTGATGTATTTACCGAAGAGCCGTTGCCGCAAAACCATCCATTATTGTCAGCGAAAAATATCGTGCTAACACCACATCTTGGCGCATCCACTGAAGAAGCAAAAGAAGGTGTTTCCATTGCTGTTTGTGAGCAAGTAAGAGACTTTTTATTAGAAGGAAAATTGACAGGTGCGTTGAATATGCCGATTTCTGATCCTGCAAAATTAGGAGAAATTCAACCTTTCCTAGATCTTGCGGAATCTATGGGATCCATTCAAAGTCAGCTTGCCGGAGATGTAATTGTATCTGCTCATGTAGAGTGTGCCGGGACGATTGAAGAAGTAAAACCGGTGGTACTTGCATTTCTAAAAGGATTATTAAAATCCAGAACGCCGGAAAGGATAAACTTTATTAATGCAGAAACGCTGGCGATGGAACGCGGAATTAAAATTGAAGAAGGTCGCTCATCTGACAGTGGTGCCTATACGAATTTGGTGAGGACGAAGCTTATTTCTACCGGCGAAAAAAATTGCATTGACGGAAGTGTATTTGATGGAGGTCGTCTCCGGCTTGTGAATATTTTAGGGAATGAAATGGACGTTACTCCTCGAGGGACCATGATTTTTGCAACCAACAAAGATGTCCCCGGCGTGATTGGAAAAGTAGGAACAATGCTTGGAGAAAGTGGAGTGAATATTGGCGCATATTTGTTGGGAAGAAAGAAAACAGACGGGGAAGCATTTGCCGTAATTCGAGTCGATTCAAAATTACCGAAAGATGTTATGAGTAAATTAGAAGGAATTCCTGAAATTGTAAGCATACGCCAGCTATCCTGTTGA
- a CDS encoding aconitate hydratase, translating to MFDLEMIKKMMSELPQKVLDVRTTFNRPLTLSEKILFSHLCEPLSSIPERQGDYLYLNPDRVAMQDATAQMALLQFMSAGKNTTAVPSTVHCDHLIQAHEGSLEDLNNAEVTNKEVYDFLHSVSKKFGLGFWKPGAGIIHQIILENYAFPGGLMIGTDSHTPNAGGLGMLAIGVGGADVVDVMAGMPWELQCPGIIGVHLIGELNGWTSPKDVILKLAGILSVKGGTGKIVEYFGPGTSSISCTGKGTITNMGAEIGATTSVFPYDNRMNDYLNLTGRKKLESILNEVKTHLCADPEVIENPEPYYDEIIEINLSELEPHIVGPFTPDLARPLSQMKEDIVTNDYVDDLSVALIGSCTNSSYEDIDRSANVAGQALKKGLTAKTHFMITPGSELVRATIERDGQLKVLEDLGGTVLANACGPCIGQWKRLDKEEGEANSILSSFNRNFARRNDGNFATQAFIASPEIVTALAIGGKLSYNPMTDSIPNENGEEIFLAPPIGKELPPTGFSECESGFSAPPEDRSAINIIVSPDSKRLQLLEPFEPWDGNDFKDFAVLVKAKGKCTTDHISPAGPWLKFRGHLDNISGNMFIGAVNSFTDEVGKGFNVLTGETGMDFNEIARAYKDNGIGWVAVGDENYGEGSSREHAAMEPRFLGCGSIITKSFARIAETNLKKQGILPLTFVQKSNYDLIKEEDRLAIGDLNSLAPESKITIIAKHKDGTEDIISASHTLSDIQIEWFKAGSALNLIASQG from the coding sequence ATGTTTGATTTAGAAATGATTAAAAAAATGATGTCTGAGTTGCCTCAAAAAGTTTTGGATGTTCGTACTACGTTTAATCGCCCGTTAACTCTTTCTGAAAAAATATTATTTTCCCATTTGTGCGAACCGCTCTCGTCCATTCCCGAAAGACAAGGTGATTATCTTTATTTAAATCCAGACCGCGTTGCGATGCAGGATGCTACAGCCCAAATGGCTTTGCTTCAATTTATGTCCGCAGGGAAAAATACCACAGCTGTTCCGTCCACTGTCCACTGCGATCATTTGATTCAAGCTCACGAAGGATCGCTCGAAGATTTGAATAATGCGGAGGTTACCAATAAAGAGGTGTATGATTTTCTGCATTCAGTAAGTAAAAAATTCGGACTCGGATTTTGGAAACCCGGCGCCGGAATTATTCATCAAATAATACTCGAAAATTATGCTTTTCCCGGTGGACTGATGATTGGGACCGATTCCCACACTCCTAACGCTGGAGGGCTCGGAATGCTTGCTATTGGAGTCGGAGGCGCCGATGTTGTAGATGTAATGGCTGGCATGCCTTGGGAACTGCAATGTCCTGGAATTATTGGTGTGCACTTAATTGGAGAATTAAACGGGTGGACATCGCCGAAAGATGTTATTCTTAAACTTGCGGGTATTTTATCTGTGAAGGGCGGAACTGGAAAAATTGTGGAGTACTTTGGTCCGGGAACATCATCTATTAGTTGCACAGGTAAAGGAACGATTACAAATATGGGCGCCGAAATTGGAGCAACTACGTCTGTTTTTCCCTACGATAATCGGATGAATGATTACTTGAATCTTACGGGTAGGAAGAAGCTGGAATCTATATTGAATGAAGTCAAAACCCATTTATGTGCTGATCCTGAAGTCATTGAAAATCCGGAACCGTATTACGATGAAATTATTGAAATAAACCTATCAGAACTCGAACCACACATTGTTGGTCCTTTTACACCGGATTTAGCTCGACCCCTTTCTCAGATGAAAGAAGATATTGTTACAAATGATTATGTGGATGATTTATCCGTAGCGCTTATCGGAAGTTGCACCAATTCTTCGTATGAGGATATTGATCGCTCAGCGAATGTTGCCGGGCAAGCTTTGAAAAAAGGACTGACCGCAAAAACCCATTTTATGATTACTCCCGGTTCAGAATTGGTCCGGGCAACCATTGAACGCGATGGTCAGCTTAAAGTATTAGAGGATTTAGGCGGAACCGTTTTAGCAAATGCCTGCGGACCGTGTATTGGGCAATGGAAGCGGTTGGATAAGGAAGAAGGCGAAGCAAATTCTATCTTATCATCTTTCAATCGGAATTTCGCAAGAAGGAATGACGGAAATTTTGCTACCCAAGCGTTTATCGCAAGTCCAGAAATTGTGACTGCTTTGGCCATCGGTGGAAAACTCAGTTACAATCCGATGACTGATTCCATTCCGAATGAAAATGGTGAAGAAATTTTTCTCGCTCCGCCGATCGGAAAGGAACTTCCTCCAACCGGATTTAGTGAATGTGAATCAGGATTTTCCGCCCCGCCGGAAGATAGGTCGGCTATTAACATTATTGTGAGTCCAGATAGTAAAAGGTTACAGCTTTTAGAACCGTTTGAACCGTGGGACGGAAATGATTTTAAGGATTTTGCCGTGTTGGTAAAAGCCAAAGGGAAATGTACTACAGATCATATTTCACCAGCTGGACCATGGTTGAAATTTCGAGGACATTTAGATAATATATCCGGCAATATGTTCATTGGTGCGGTCAATTCATTTACAGATGAAGTTGGGAAAGGGTTTAATGTTTTAACCGGTGAAACGGGAATGGACTTTAATGAAATTGCGAGGGCTTACAAAGACAATGGAATTGGTTGGGTAGCAGTCGGAGACGAGAATTATGGAGAGGGATCCAGCAGAGAACATGCTGCCATGGAACCACGATTTCTTGGATGTGGATCAATTATCACTAAAAGTTTTGCTCGGATTGCTGAAACGAATCTCAAAAAACAGGGCATTTTACCTCTAACATTTGTTCAAAAATCAAATTATGATTTAATCAAGGAAGAAGACAGATTGGCCATTGGCGATTTAAATAGTTTAGCGCCAGAAAGTAAAATAACAATTATCGCAAAACATAAAGATGGGACAGAAGACATTATTTCTGCCTCTCATACTTTATCGGATATTCAGATTGAATGGTTTAAAGCAGGCTCTGCTCTTAACTTGATTGCATCCCAAGGATAA
- the porU gene encoding type IX secretion system sortase PorU codes for MKFNLKNYAGHYLYPISIPMNTVYFHLIMKRSLILSFISLVCISAAPQITVISSNESALVFRVDFSPQTEDDLKPFSVLMGIPTDSYPNLEVVNDGLEEFQKIPENQFKQGVRWIQKQNLRGLHTASLEISPVYNPTQYYKSMLISIQFEDANIRTTTANPTQKNFLSNRILNWNVAQSWFLPQNISRKRIAPEFSSGTWIRFSVQSDDAYYITGNTLLGLSGIPLDFDLRSLKMYSSAQYGRSLTNAYTQGTQSERPIPDNLTEIAITFRDNNDDLLDSGDTLIFYGRGASGFDVNVSSIDYHTNLYFTGNTVWLFIPDDSTERGKRMEAQTTVPSPLVSMTYGLMFKHVEVDLINPFESGLAWVGPSISNGSSYSTVFSLGTPNASVAPTTTIGLYGGEASSTSNSNTSHLIRLYQSTTSGSSLGSLSWSGVGSKTGSFPINNLNSGTNTFFLKNEASSSNSKPYMDYFTLSYGEELSASETYEFFAPIDGNKITFEFDGIPDQVWNITDPAAPIPLLIGSNNSKGTISLDLPSDTTQRFLVVNLDDITEIIEFDLELENPFETLRIQHSGTDHLIIGPRLFSEEAADLVNHRTSSIYVNLEDIYAEFSGGNADPVAIRFFIQWTQENWTTKPSHVLLLGDADFDYRNISGESKNQVPTIEVGYNSSARATDDRLATIKGVLPEVSLGRFPAQSESEVSDYIEKVIEYETNPISGLWRQKVTLVADDGARPENDLPEISTGKSHTNNSESLDNIVPQSIEVQKLYMLEYPEVSDASTYGVSKPDATEALLNVLQDGTAIINYIGHGSSSQWAQEALIIQSRDLQSINTGMKLPLWIAGTCSWGHFDQLDSESFSEELIRQDMNGAAAIITTSRAISVYSNQTYLVAIFNALFPNGNVTDNSIGSILQSVKTGGSSGELFHLFGDPALKISIPSDTASVTSVSPDTLKTLETGTFSGSWLGQTGKKSSGFASLLDAERSVTRQYNFLSTTQELSYSLPGATLFRGQFSVNDDQFTGTLRVPKDISYSNNPGLLRVYLTHNDASTGALGLFQNILFAGGSESTDNAGPIISFETEDRRAIRTGDHLVKEDRLFVRISDPIGVNLTGEVGHEIILTNLTSETSKDITAGFVYDLDQIQTGTTELNLSEFSNELSIQIKAWDNANNPTETDLSLSLTNIDQLNLYHVLNFPNPFSTTTQFTFEITASAEVLINIYTLGGRKIKSIEKYFQIGYHSVDWDGRDSFGHRIANGSYLYEIIAVNGERKVSEIKTIVKFQ; via the coding sequence ATGAAATTCAATCTTAAAAATTACGCAGGTCATTACCTTTATCCAATTTCAATACCAATGAATACAGTATATTTTCACCTAATTATGAAACGATCTTTAATCCTTAGCTTCATTTCGCTGGTTTGCATATCTGCTGCGCCTCAAATTACCGTGATATCCTCCAACGAATCTGCACTTGTTTTTCGAGTTGATTTTTCACCTCAAACCGAAGATGATTTAAAACCATTTTCAGTTTTAATGGGAATCCCAACCGATAGTTATCCGAATTTAGAAGTTGTGAATGATGGACTGGAAGAATTTCAGAAAATTCCCGAAAATCAATTCAAACAAGGCGTCCGGTGGATCCAAAAACAGAATCTTCGCGGACTACATACAGCTTCCTTAGAAATCTCACCCGTTTACAATCCAACACAATATTATAAATCCATGTTGATTTCGATTCAATTTGAGGACGCAAACATACGCACCACTACTGCAAATCCGACCCAGAAAAATTTTCTCTCTAACAGAATTCTAAATTGGAATGTTGCGCAATCGTGGTTTTTACCACAAAACATTTCGAGGAAGAGAATCGCACCAGAATTTTCAAGCGGAACCTGGATTCGTTTCTCGGTTCAATCTGACGATGCATATTATATCACTGGCAACACACTTTTGGGTTTATCCGGAATCCCCCTCGATTTTGATTTGCGAAGTTTGAAAATGTATTCAAGCGCACAGTATGGACGTTCTCTTACCAATGCATATACCCAAGGAACACAATCCGAGCGTCCCATCCCGGATAATTTGACAGAAATTGCAATTACTTTCCGTGATAATAATGACGATTTATTGGATTCAGGCGATACTCTAATATTTTACGGAAGAGGCGCGAGTGGGTTCGATGTTAATGTGTCCAGTATAGATTATCATACCAATCTTTATTTTACAGGGAATACGGTTTGGCTTTTCATTCCGGACGATTCAACAGAAAGAGGGAAAAGAATGGAAGCTCAAACAACAGTTCCATCTCCACTCGTCAGTATGACCTACGGATTAATGTTTAAACACGTTGAAGTTGATCTTATCAACCCTTTTGAATCCGGATTGGCTTGGGTTGGACCGTCCATTTCCAATGGATCATCCTATTCAACGGTTTTCTCCTTGGGAACGCCCAATGCATCCGTTGCACCAACTACAACTATTGGCCTTTACGGCGGAGAAGCTTCTTCCACATCAAATTCCAATACATCTCACTTGATTCGCCTTTACCAGAGCACCACATCAGGATCTTCCCTTGGTTCCCTTTCTTGGTCTGGAGTTGGATCAAAAACTGGTTCATTTCCTATCAATAACTTGAATTCCGGAACCAATACTTTCTTCCTAAAAAATGAAGCATCCTCTTCGAATTCAAAGCCGTATATGGATTATTTTACTCTTTCATATGGGGAAGAATTGTCCGCCTCCGAAACCTACGAATTTTTTGCGCCAATCGATGGCAACAAAATCACTTTCGAATTTGATGGCATTCCAGATCAAGTGTGGAATATCACCGATCCAGCAGCGCCAATACCATTATTAATTGGTTCAAACAATTCAAAAGGAACAATTTCTTTAGACCTACCTTCCGATACAACACAACGTTTTCTGGTGGTTAATCTGGATGACATAACTGAAATCATCGAATTTGATTTGGAATTAGAAAACCCATTTGAAACACTCAGGATTCAACATTCCGGTACAGATCATTTAATTATTGGACCTCGTTTATTTTCAGAAGAAGCTGCTGATTTAGTCAATCATAGAACCAGTTCTATTTACGTGAATCTCGAAGACATTTATGCAGAATTTTCCGGAGGGAATGCTGATCCGGTAGCTATCCGATTTTTTATTCAATGGACTCAAGAAAATTGGACGACCAAACCAAGCCATGTTTTGTTGTTAGGCGATGCAGATTTTGATTATCGAAATATTAGTGGAGAATCAAAAAACCAAGTTCCAACCATTGAGGTCGGATACAACTCTTCTGCACGAGCAACAGATGATCGCCTTGCCACCATTAAAGGTGTACTTCCGGAAGTCTCACTTGGCCGGTTTCCAGCTCAATCGGAATCGGAGGTTTCTGACTATATAGAAAAAGTAATTGAATATGAAACCAATCCAATTTCCGGGCTTTGGCGACAAAAAGTAACCCTTGTTGCAGATGACGGTGCTCGTCCTGAAAATGACCTTCCCGAAATTTCCACGGGAAAAAGCCATACCAACAATTCCGAAAGTCTTGATAACATTGTACCGCAAAGTATTGAAGTTCAAAAACTGTATATGCTGGAATATCCTGAAGTAAGTGATGCGTCCACTTATGGAGTGTCTAAACCTGACGCCACTGAGGCACTTTTAAATGTGTTGCAGGATGGAACTGCAATCATTAATTATATCGGTCACGGATCTAGCAGCCAGTGGGCACAAGAAGCTCTCATAATTCAAAGTCGCGATTTGCAATCTATCAATACGGGTATGAAATTACCGCTCTGGATTGCCGGTACATGTTCTTGGGGGCATTTTGATCAATTAGATTCCGAGTCGTTTTCCGAGGAGTTAATTCGTCAAGACATGAACGGAGCAGCCGCAATTATTACTACCAGCCGTGCTATTTCAGTCTACAGCAATCAAACGTATCTTGTAGCGATATTTAATGCGTTATTTCCAAATGGAAATGTAACGGATAATTCTATTGGATCAATTTTGCAATCTGTTAAAACAGGCGGGTCATCCGGTGAATTATTTCATCTTTTTGGCGATCCCGCTTTGAAAATATCAATTCCCTCGGATACTGCTTCGGTAACTTCAGTTTCACCAGATACCTTAAAGACGCTCGAAACCGGAACATTTTCAGGATCATGGCTTGGCCAAACAGGAAAAAAATCTTCGGGATTTGCTTCACTTTTAGATGCAGAACGATCAGTAACGCGACAATATAATTTTTTATCTACCACACAGGAACTATCTTATTCTCTTCCGGGCGCAACATTATTCAGGGGACAGTTTTCGGTTAATGATGATCAATTCACCGGAACACTACGAGTTCCAAAAGATATTTCTTACTCAAACAATCCCGGACTTTTACGCGTGTACCTAACTCATAATGATGCCAGCACCGGCGCACTTGGACTTTTTCAAAACATTCTATTTGCAGGTGGATCAGAATCAACCGATAATGCCGGTCCTATCATTTCCTTTGAAACTGAAGATAGGCGAGCAATTCGAACCGGAGATCATTTAGTTAAAGAGGATAGACTTTTTGTAAGAATTTCGGACCCGATTGGCGTAAATCTCACCGGTGAGGTTGGACACGAAATCATTCTGACGAATCTCACAAGTGAAACATCCAAAGATATAACCGCTGGGTTCGTCTATGATCTTGATCAAATACAAACAGGCACAACAGAACTTAATCTTTCTGAATTTTCTAATGAATTATCCATACAAATTAAAGCGTGGGATAATGCCAATAATCCGACAGAAACAGATTTATCTCTATCTCTTACTAATATAGACCAACTAAACCTTTACCACGTTTTAAATTTCCCGAATCCATTTTCTACCACCACACAATTCACATTTGAAATAACAGCTTCTGCGGAAGTATTAATTAATATATATACTCTCGGTGGACGAAAAATAAAATCTATAGAAAAATATTTTCAAATCGGATATCACTCTGTTGATTGGGATGGGCGGGACTCATTTGGACACCGGATAGCAAATGGATCCTATTTATATGAAATAATTGCAGTAAACGGCGAACGGAAAGTTTCCGAAATTAAAACAATCGTAAAATTTCAATGA
- the maf gene encoding septum formation protein Maf: protein MTEIPIILASESPRRKQLLDQIDIKCTVIPSEIEEEKPKRENPMDYAVRLASAKASAIAKTHPDGLVIGADTIVVLNDEILGKPADRNDAIRILSKLSGKTHTVITGVSIQSINHKVASDFYEETTVSFKNINDSDIYKYIDTYKPFDKAGSYGIQDPFTVWIRSINGCFFNVMGFPLSSFFERFRTIISQIDNKKRNTVGGKSSAL from the coding sequence ATGACCGAAATTCCCATTATATTAGCATCTGAGTCTCCACGGAGGAAACAACTTTTGGATCAGATTGATATCAAATGTACCGTGATCCCATCCGAAATTGAAGAAGAAAAACCCAAAAGGGAAAATCCGATGGATTATGCTGTTAGACTTGCTTCAGCTAAAGCATCTGCCATAGCAAAAACCCATCCGGATGGGCTAGTGATTGGCGCAGATACCATTGTGGTCCTGAATGATGAAATCCTCGGAAAGCCAGCTGACAGAAATGATGCAATCCGAATTCTTTCCAAACTTTCCGGCAAAACGCATACAGTCATCACGGGAGTGTCAATTCAATCGATTAATCACAAAGTTGCAAGCGACTTTTATGAAGAAACAACCGTATCATTTAAAAATATAAATGATTCGGATATCTACAAATATATTGATACTTACAAACCATTTGATAAAGCTGGAAGTTATGGAATCCAAGATCCTTTTACCGTTTGGATAAGGAGCATTAATGGATGCTTTTTTAATGTTATGGGATTCCCATTATCTTCGTTTTTTGAGCGATTTCGTACAATTATTTCACAAATTGACAATAAAAAGCGAAATACTGTTGGTGGCAAGAGTTCAGCCCTTTAA
- the mraZ gene encoding division/cell wall cluster transcriptional repressor MraZ, with amino-acid sequence MTLTDNTFSGEYSYSIDSKGRVNIPAKFRQALSVENENTFVITRGMDPCVWVYPLTEWKFIETELRELSSLASLNRTFIRNTTRYATPVTFDKQGRIQITSSLIEFAGLKKTSLIIGMINKIEVWNPETLKKTEKKNLEIDSTEYDTLAEKIIL; translated from the coding sequence ATGACATTAACAGATAATACATTTTCCGGCGAATATTCATATTCGATTGATTCTAAAGGAAGGGTCAATATCCCGGCCAAATTCCGACAGGCGCTCTCTGTAGAGAATGAAAACACATTCGTTATTACTCGTGGAATGGACCCATGCGTTTGGGTTTATCCTTTGACTGAATGGAAATTTATCGAAACAGAATTAAGAGAACTCTCATCTCTAGCATCTCTCAATAGAACATTTATACGAAATACAACTCGGTACGCCACACCAGTTACATTCGACAAGCAGGGGCGAATTCAAATTACATCGTCCCTGATAGAATTCGCAGGACTCAAAAAAACATCTCTCATCATTGGGATGATTAATAAAATAGAAGTTTGGAATCCGGAAACTTTGAAAAAAACGGAAAAGAAGAATCTTGAAATTGATTCAACGGAATATGACACTCTCGCAGAAAAAATTATACTCTAA
- the rsmH gene encoding 16S rRNA (cytosine(1402)-N(4))-methyltransferase RsmH yields MPSQHTQETGQYHIPVMAPEVLEFLKVQPGHVYLDGTVGAGGHASHILAALKPVGRLIGLDRDEDALDICKTRFTSASSLLSLHHCSYHNFPQILEKLGVTQLKGLLLDLGLSSMQLDSSHRGFSYRSSSPLDLRFDPSKGLTAAELIEASTEKELSTFFRDFGEERRSGKIAYMIKKIGYIGTTDDLIEAIRRSTPPANRNRTLARIFQALRIAVNGELKKLSYFLNHFLDSLEIGGRIVILSYHSLEDRLVKHKFKSLKQQSKLTILTRKPLIPSEKEQNENSRSRSAKLRAAERIA; encoded by the coding sequence ATGCCTTCCCAGCATACGCAGGAAACCGGACAATACCATATTCCTGTGATGGCACCGGAAGTTCTGGAATTTTTGAAAGTTCAACCAGGCCATGTGTATCTGGACGGAACTGTGGGTGCAGGTGGGCATGCTTCTCACATTCTTGCAGCGCTGAAACCTGTAGGGAGGCTGATCGGTCTTGATCGCGATGAAGACGCTTTGGACATCTGTAAAACTCGGTTCACAAGCGCCTCTTCGCTTCTTTCTCTTCACCATTGCTCCTACCATAATTTTCCCCAAATCCTCGAAAAGCTCGGGGTAACTCAATTGAAAGGATTATTATTAGACCTTGGTCTTTCATCCATGCAATTGGATTCATCCCATCGAGGATTTTCTTACCGCTCTTCGTCTCCTTTGGATCTTCGTTTCGATCCATCCAAAGGTCTAACAGCCGCAGAACTCATTGAAGCTTCAACCGAAAAGGAGTTAAGCACATTTTTTCGAGATTTCGGTGAAGAACGTCGGTCCGGTAAAATTGCGTATATGATTAAAAAAATAGGATATATCGGAACAACGGACGATTTGATTGAAGCTATCAGGCGGAGCACGCCACCCGCTAATAGAAATCGTACTCTTGCCCGAATTTTTCAAGCGCTGAGAATTGCGGTGAATGGTGAATTAAAAAAACTCTCTTACTTTTTAAATCATTTTCTCGATTCGCTCGAAATTGGTGGGAGAATTGTTATTTTAAGCTACCATTCTCTCGAAGACAGATTGGTGAAGCACAAATTTAAATCTCTAAAGCAACAGAGTAAGTTAACGATTCTTACTCGAAAACCCCTTATTCCGTCTGAAAAGGAACAAAATGAAAACAGCCGATCGCGAAGTGCAAAACTTCGTGCGGCAGAACGGATTGCCTAA
- a CDS encoding septum formation initiator family protein has product MPVSRSKRKRLKSQKEFLHTLLFFGIITMSISGLLFYLWVYTEIDETLTGIEVQNKTINELHNSIEELNGEIARLERVDRITSIARKKLDMVVAHPETIVVYVDSFVSLDNND; this is encoded by the coding sequence ATGCCAGTATCGCGATCAAAGCGGAAACGTTTAAAAAGTCAAAAAGAATTTTTACACACTTTGCTCTTTTTCGGAATTATTACTATGTCCATTTCAGGGCTTCTGTTTTACCTCTGGGTTTATACAGAAATTGATGAAACGCTCACAGGCATTGAAGTTCAAAATAAGACAATAAATGAACTGCATAATTCTATTGAAGAGTTGAATGGAGAGATTGCTCGCCTCGAAAGGGTTGACCGAATTACTTCTATCGCTCGAAAAAAATTAGATATGGTAGTGGCGCATCCTGAAACGATCGTCGTCTATGTCGATTCATTTGTTTCGCTGGACAACAATGACTAA